A genomic window from Syntrophus gentianae includes:
- the dinB gene encoding DNA polymerase IV has product MTLHAHPHRRILHIDMDAFFAAVEEKRNPELKGKPVVIGGRGDPTKRGVVSTANYEARKYGIYSSLPLRTAYKLCPRAIFLPVDYEAYAAVSRRFKTALRDISPIMEDVGIDEAYLDLSDKPETNEEICRKIKAGIDEKTGLTCSIGIAPNKLLAKIASDMEKPDGITILTEDAIEERLWPMPIRKLYGIGPKTEEHLKAMGIETIGQLAALPLEILVQRFGPSYGHYLYEAARGIDESPLITSWEPKSFSRETTFQVDEKNWQAIARTIAELTREVVSDLTAKGYAARNVSLKIRYSDFRTVTRACSTPETVQKEEEIRRLAFSCLKRVELTGRKVRLVGVRVGSLEKVAKISPPV; this is encoded by the coding sequence ATGACCCTGCATGCCCATCCCCATCGACGAATCCTCCATATCGACATGGATGCCTTCTTTGCCGCTGTTGAAGAAAAAAGGAATCCGGAGCTGAAGGGCAAACCCGTGGTCATCGGCGGTCGCGGCGATCCCACCAAAAGGGGCGTGGTCTCGACGGCCAATTATGAGGCACGGAAATACGGCATTTATTCCTCTCTTCCCCTGAGGACGGCTTACAAACTCTGCCCCCGGGCGATCTTCCTCCCCGTGGATTACGAAGCCTATGCCGCCGTTTCCCGCCGTTTCAAGACGGCGCTCCGGGATATATCCCCGATCATGGAGGATGTCGGCATTGATGAAGCCTATCTGGACCTTTCCGACAAACCGGAGACCAATGAAGAAATTTGCAGGAAGATCAAGGCCGGCATTGATGAAAAGACTGGATTGACCTGCTCTATCGGCATCGCCCCGAATAAACTCCTGGCAAAGATCGCCTCCGACATGGAGAAGCCCGACGGGATAACGATTCTCACGGAAGATGCTATCGAGGAGAGACTCTGGCCCATGCCGATTCGAAAACTCTACGGCATCGGACCGAAGACGGAAGAACATCTGAAGGCGATGGGCATTGAAACGATAGGACAGCTGGCAGCCTTGCCGCTTGAAATCCTTGTCCAGCGTTTCGGTCCTTCCTATGGTCACTATCTTTATGAGGCGGCGCGGGGCATCGATGAGAGCCCCCTGATCACGTCCTGGGAGCCGAAATCCTTCAGCCGGGAGACAACCTTCCAGGTGGACGAGAAGAACTGGCAGGCTATCGCCAGAACGATCGCCGAGCTGACCCGGGAGGTCGTTTCCGATCTGACCGCAAAAGGCTACGCCGCCAGGAATGTATCCCTGAAGATCCGCTACAGCGACTTCCGGACGGTGACCCGGGCCTGTTCCACTCCGGAAACAGTCCAGAAGGAAGAGGAAATCCGCCGTCTCGCTTTTTCCTGTTTGAAGCGGGTTGAGCTGACAGGCCGTAAGGTCCGGCTGGTCGGCGTTCGGGTCGGTTCACTGGAAAAAGTTGCAAAGATTTCCCCGCCGGTATAA
- a CDS encoding GIY-YIG nuclease family protein has translation MNSHYVYILECSDKTLYTGWTNNLEKRVQEHNSGRYGAKYTSSRRPVKLVYVERLASLSDVLKREGQIKKLSRKKKLQLIENGLDTERG, from the coding sequence ATGAACAGCCATTACGTCTACATCCTGGAATGTTCCGACAAGACCCTGTACACAGGCTGGACGAATAACCTGGAAAAGCGCGTTCAGGAACACAACAGCGGCCGATATGGGGCGAAATACACCTCTTCCCGGCGGCCGGTCAAGCTGGTCTATGTTGAAAGGCTTGCCAGCCTGTCGGACGTGCTGAAACGGGAAGGGCAGATCAAGAAATTGTCCCGGAAGAAAAAGCTGCAGTTAATCGAAAACGGCTTGGACACAGAACGAGGATGA
- a CDS encoding tetratricopeptide repeat protein yields the protein MKRFFRSLAIALILLGSAPGLFAQSRVPAWDSLNQEAMDLYRSGKYDRAVEVAKKALEVAQKNAGPQHLVVTGIMNNLAEIYFSQGEYTQAETLYKRSLAIREKTLGPEHPLVAGTLNNLALLNRTQGHYEQAETLLKRSLAICKRVLEPDNALLAGIMNNLAELYTLQGQYAQAEPLYKKSLAMRQKSLGKEHSLVAASLNNLADLRRSRGEYEQAETLYKQSLAMRQKNLGLNHPDVAASLNNLGRLYFIQGEYVQAETLYRQSLATYRKALGPDHPDVAASLNNLAELYRSQGQYSEAESLFKQSLAVYRKTLGPDHPDMAVSLNNLAELYRSQGQYAEAESRYKRSLAMREKALGPDHPDVAASLNNLAELYRSQDQNEKAEPLFKQSLAIYKKSLGSNHPFVAMSLENLALLYKAEDRTQEADGLAKQAKRIRSSKQ from the coding sequence ATGAAACGGTTCTTCCGCAGCCTTGCGATCGCGCTGATTTTGCTTGGTTCCGCACCTGGCCTGTTCGCTCAGAGCCGAGTACCTGCCTGGGATAGCCTCAATCAGGAGGCTATGGACCTTTACCGGTCCGGCAAGTACGACCGCGCCGTCGAAGTTGCAAAAAAGGCTCTTGAAGTCGCCCAGAAGAATGCCGGCCCCCAGCATCTTGTCGTGACCGGAATCATGAACAACCTGGCCGAGATCTATTTTTCCCAGGGTGAGTACACCCAGGCGGAAACACTCTACAAACGGTCCCTGGCGATTCGGGAGAAGACCCTTGGCCCGGAACATCCCCTTGTGGCCGGAACCCTGAACAACCTGGCATTGCTCAATCGCACCCAGGGCCACTATGAACAGGCGGAGACGCTCCTGAAACGTTCCCTGGCGATCTGCAAGAGGGTTCTGGAACCGGATAATGCTCTCCTGGCCGGAATCATGAACAACCTGGCCGAGCTCTACACGCTCCAGGGGCAATACGCACAGGCGGAACCCCTTTACAAAAAATCTCTGGCAATGCGGCAAAAAAGCCTGGGCAAGGAGCATTCCCTTGTGGCAGCCAGCCTGAACAACCTCGCCGACCTCCGTCGCAGCCGGGGGGAGTATGAACAGGCGGAGACCCTCTACAAACAATCCCTGGCGATGCGGCAGAAAAACCTGGGCCTGAATCATCCCGATGTGGCAGCCAGCCTGAACAACCTGGGCAGACTCTATTTCATCCAGGGCGAATACGTGCAGGCCGAGACATTGTACAGGCAATCCCTGGCGACCTACAGGAAGGCCCTGGGACCGGATCATCCAGACGTGGCAGCCAGCCTGAACAATCTTGCCGAGCTCTATCGCAGCCAGGGCCAGTACAGCGAAGCCGAGTCACTCTTCAAGCAATCCCTGGCGGTCTACAGAAAGACTCTGGGGCCGGATCATCCCGACATGGCCGTCAGCCTGAACAACCTTGCCGAACTCTATCGCAGTCAGGGCCAGTATGCAGAGGCCGAGTCGCGCTATAAGCGATCCCTGGCGATGCGCGAAAAGGCCCTGGGGCCGGATCATCCCGACGTGGCGGCCAGCCTGAACAACCTCGCCGAGCTCTATCGCAGCCAGGACCAGAATGAGAAGGCCGAACCCCTCTTCAAACAGTCCCTGGCGATCTACAAGAAGTCCCTGGGCTCGAATCATCCCTTTGTGGCCATGAGCCTTGAGAATCTGGCGCTGCTCTATAAAGCGGAGGATCGCACTCAGGAGGCTGATGGTCTGGCAAAACAGGCAAAGCGGATTCGATCGAGCAAGCAATAA
- a CDS encoding murein transglycosylase A — protein sequence MKYRQNFFLLLFVVVVALAGCARKGTYIPGPPPPDHSLTEETAQGLDFEDDLDTASLLLAIDRSLNYYNRTRRERIFQLADRKVSAQKMKESLLAFRSIVSSNANPEEKKKQIADKFVLLRASGEKGDGAVLFTGYYQPLLEGSLTRTKKCRYPLYRTPPDLVVEKGPGNKGLIGRKVNGQLVPYYSRRDIDMEGVLKDKGLELLWVSDPVELNSLHTQGSAKIRLEDGRMLTVGYAQNNGRPYRSVIQYLLDQNKIDKGNASYRNFKAWLKGKSDQEIHEILSHNERYVFFRFLDREPIGALGEPVTPERSIATDPDYFPQGALAFIRLRKPVLDAEGNASRRIAFSRFVLNQDKGSAIKGPGRVDLFCGFGPKAQTTAGTLKEKGELYFLISK from the coding sequence ATGAAATATCGGCAGAATTTCTTTCTTTTGCTGTTCGTGGTCGTCGTGGCTCTAGCGGGCTGTGCGCGAAAAGGGACGTATATCCCCGGGCCCCCGCCGCCCGACCACTCGCTTACAGAGGAAACGGCGCAAGGCCTGGACTTTGAAGACGATCTGGATACCGCGTCGCTCCTGCTGGCCATCGATCGCAGCCTCAACTATTATAACAGAACCAGGCGAGAGCGGATCTTCCAGCTTGCGGACAGGAAGGTCAGCGCGCAGAAGATGAAAGAATCCCTCCTCGCCTTCCGCAGCATTGTTTCGTCCAACGCCAACCCTGAAGAGAAGAAGAAGCAGATCGCCGACAAATTTGTTCTGCTGCGGGCCTCGGGTGAGAAGGGCGACGGCGCCGTCCTGTTTACCGGTTATTATCAGCCCCTCCTGGAAGGCTCTCTGACCCGGACGAAGAAGTGCCGGTATCCCCTCTACAGGACGCCGCCGGACCTCGTCGTGGAAAAGGGCCCCGGAAACAAGGGATTGATCGGCCGGAAGGTGAACGGCCAGCTGGTTCCCTATTATTCACGCCGTGATATCGACATGGAGGGTGTTTTGAAGGACAAGGGGCTGGAGCTGCTCTGGGTCTCTGATCCCGTCGAGCTGAACTCTCTGCACACCCAGGGTTCGGCAAAAATCAGGCTGGAAGACGGAAGAATGCTGACGGTCGGGTATGCCCAGAACAATGGTCGGCCCTACCGCTCCGTGATTCAATATCTGCTGGATCAAAATAAAATCGACAAAGGCAATGCCTCCTACCGCAACTTCAAGGCCTGGCTCAAAGGAAAAAGCGATCAGGAAATCCATGAAATCCTCAGCCATAATGAGCGGTATGTCTTTTTTCGCTTTCTGGACAGAGAGCCCATCGGCGCCCTGGGTGAGCCAGTCACGCCGGAGAGGTCCATTGCCACCGATCCGGATTATTTTCCTCAAGGGGCGCTGGCCTTTATTCGCTTGCGCAAACCGGTTCTGGATGCCGAGGGGAATGCGTCCAGGCGAATCGCCTTTTCACGCTTTGTCTTGAATCAGGACAAAGGGTCGGCTATCAAAGGCCCCGGCCGGGTCGACCTGTTCTGCGGATTCGGTCCAAAGGCGCAGACCACCGCAGGCACCCTGAAAGAAAAAGGGGAGCTTTATTTTCTGATCAGCAAATAG
- a CDS encoding isochorismatase family protein, which translates to MQNYLNDVRTYNTRRAWPRQGKCALLVVDMQNYFLLMASPIVDRVLLLLETCRSKKIKIIFTRHGHRDTEGLCPCYGYGRLVPVSCGEFYIMDILDWKG; encoded by the coding sequence ATGCAAAACTATCTAAACGATGTCCGAACGTATAATACCCGCCGGGCCTGGCCACGGCAGGGGAAATGCGCCTTGCTGGTTGTCGACATGCAAAATTACTTCCTCCTCATGGCTTCGCCGATCGTCGACAGGGTGCTTTTACTCCTGGAAACCTGCCGTTCGAAAAAAATCAAGATCATCTTTACGCGTCATGGTCATCGGGATACTGAGGGCCTTTGCCCATGTTATGGATACGGAAGGCTTGTGCCGGTATCTTGCGGGGAATTTTACATAATGGACATTTTGGATTGGAAAGGATGA
- a CDS encoding cell envelope biogenesis protein OmpA — MKKRLIVISMLFLTGCAGGPVLYPNAHLQRVGEAQAQKDVAECEVLADRYIKSDAGLAAAKSTAIGGAGGAVIGGAAGAVTGNLGRGLGVGAATGAAAGLVHGIIQASEPSPTFKNFMIRCLQERGYEVIGWE; from the coding sequence ATGAAAAAGAGACTCATTGTGATTTCGATGCTTTTTTTGACGGGTTGTGCCGGCGGACCCGTTCTTTATCCCAATGCGCACCTCCAGAGAGTCGGGGAAGCGCAGGCCCAGAAGGATGTCGCGGAATGCGAGGTTCTTGCCGATCGTTACATCAAATCCGACGCAGGTCTGGCGGCGGCAAAAAGTACGGCCATCGGCGGGGCGGGTGGCGCCGTGATCGGGGGCGCCGCAGGGGCCGTGACGGGAAACCTGGGACGGGGCCTTGGCGTAGGCGCTGCCACCGGCGCCGCTGCGGGTCTGGTGCACGGCATCATTCAGGCTTCGGAACCGAGCCCCACTTTCAAGAACTTCATGATCCGCTGCCTTCAGGAAAGGGGTTATGAGGTCATCGGGTGGGAATAA
- a CDS encoding HAD-IA family hydrolase has protein sequence MEQGNKGGNNIEAVLFDFGGVLAEEGWKQGFRAIAEANGLDGEELVQAAGDTVYATGYITGRGSESSFWQAMREQTGVRGNDAALNFEIVSRFIPREWMFKLVKRLKTEQRTVGILSDQTDILDKLNARFDFFRFFDFVFNSYHIGKGKRDRSLFDDIARLLKTEPEKILFIDDDPGNVERARQSGWQALLYIDRNSFCAAMEEMLSIKG, from the coding sequence ATGGAGCAGGGCAATAAAGGCGGCAACAACATTGAGGCGGTTCTCTTCGATTTCGGTGGCGTGCTTGCCGAAGAAGGCTGGAAACAGGGGTTCCGGGCGATCGCGGAAGCGAACGGGTTGGATGGAGAGGAGCTGGTCCAGGCAGCCGGCGACACGGTTTATGCGACCGGTTACATAACGGGAAGGGGTTCTGAAAGCAGTTTCTGGCAGGCGATGAGAGAACAGACAGGCGTCCGGGGGAATGACGCCGCATTGAATTTCGAGATTGTCTCCCGGTTCATTCCCCGGGAATGGATGTTCAAACTGGTGAAAAGATTGAAAACGGAACAGCGGACGGTCGGCATTCTCAGCGATCAGACGGACATCCTGGACAAGCTGAATGCGCGGTTCGATTTCTTCAGGTTCTTTGATTTCGTCTTCAACAGCTACCATATCGGAAAGGGCAAGCGGGATCGTTCCCTCTTCGATGACATTGCCCGCCTCTTGAAGACAGAGCCGGAAAAGATCCTCTTCATCGACGATGATCCGGGAAACGTTGAACGGGCCAGGCAGAGCGGCTGGCAGGCGCTCCTCTATATCGACCGGAATTCATTTTGTGCGGCCATGGAGGAGATGCTGTCGATAAAAGGATGA
- a CDS encoding lytic transglycosylase domain-containing protein — protein sequence MAEQPDRLLRTEQKASPGQTVLSTMTGSAADLYIFHDGDVPANYTPVSPSDRNLAAFKNFYPGNNATAFPRPGSAAVRNSDYNKAIKSACKRYTVDPALVRAVIMAESNFNPGAISPKGAMGLMQLMPDTARQMGVSNPFNPVENIHGGVGYLSRLLKSLNGDLSLALAAYNAGPERVKNYNGIPPFQETWSYIKRVLDYYQFFKGVK from the coding sequence TTGGCGGAGCAGCCCGATCGTTTACTCCGGACAGAACAGAAAGCGTCCCCCGGACAGACCGTTCTTTCCACGATGACCGGGTCGGCAGCGGATCTCTACATTTTCCACGATGGGGATGTTCCCGCGAATTACACCCCGGTTTCCCCTTCGGACCGCAATCTGGCGGCGTTCAAGAATTTTTATCCCGGAAATAACGCCACTGCTTTCCCAAGGCCAGGCAGTGCAGCGGTTCGAAATTCCGATTACAACAAGGCCATCAAATCCGCCTGTAAACGCTATACCGTGGATCCCGCCCTTGTCAGGGCTGTGATCATGGCGGAGTCCAACTTCAACCCCGGGGCCATATCTCCCAAGGGCGCCATGGGATTGATGCAGCTCATGCCGGATACCGCCCGCCAAATGGGCGTTTCCAATCCATTCAACCCGGTGGAGAACATTCACGGCGGCGTCGGCTATTTAAGCCGTTTATTGAAAAGCTTGAATGGCGACCTGTCCCTTGCCCTCGCGGCTTACAATGCAGGACCTGAACGTGTGAAAAACTATAACGGCATTCCGCCTTTTCAGGAGACATGGAGTTATATCAAGCGGGTCCTGGATTACTATCAGTTCTTCAAGGGTGTAAAATAA
- a CDS encoding helix-turn-helix domain-containing protein, with amino-acid sequence MEQLANTAQLSVSAFHRAFKEITADSPMQYLKKIRLTKAKDLMVQESMKAYIAADKVGYESPSQFRREFKRYFGHSPAEMIRGLRAA; translated from the coding sequence GTGGAACAGTTGGCCAATACGGCCCAGCTGAGCGTTTCCGCCTTCCATCGTGCCTTTAAAGAGATCACAGCGGATTCTCCCATGCAGTATTTGAAAAAAATCAGGCTCACCAAGGCTAAGGATTTGATGGTGCAGGAAAGCATGAAAGCCTACATTGCCGCCGACAAGGTGGGATATGAAAGCCCATCCCAGTTCCGTCGTGAATTCAAACGCTACTTTGGGCATAGTCCTGCCGAGATGATAAGAGGGCTGCGTGCCGCATAG
- a CDS encoding TIGR01777 family oxidoreductase, with product MKILMSGASGLIGSALAPYLEAWGHRILRLVRDKSKKGEFWDPRQGILDLPADAEIDAAINLSGDSIGSGRWTKQKKERIRSSRIESTFLFAKGIARLKRPPKVFLSASGIGFYGDGGDVVLNETSPAGRGFLAGISREWEAAAGAAQEVGIRVVNLRISPVLSRYGGLLPRLLPLSKAGLGVVLGSGKQYMSWIAIDDLVAAMDFILGTESFSGPLNLCAPNPVTNREFTKALNTILKRPTLFRVPSFLLRAVLGEMADEEFLVSTRAVPDKLTSSGFEFKHPEIEEALRHVLRR from the coding sequence ATGAAGATTCTGATGTCAGGCGCGTCGGGGCTTATCGGATCAGCTCTGGCGCCCTATCTTGAAGCGTGGGGGCATAGGATTCTCAGACTGGTGCGCGACAAATCGAAGAAGGGCGAATTCTGGGACCCTCGGCAGGGTATTCTCGATCTGCCTGCCGATGCCGAGATCGACGCGGCAATCAATCTCTCCGGCGACAGCATCGGCAGCGGACGATGGACAAAGCAAAAGAAGGAGAGGATACGTTCCAGCCGCATCGAGAGCACCTTCTTGTTCGCCAAGGGGATTGCCCGCTTGAAACGCCCACCCAAGGTGTTCCTGTCTGCCTCCGGGATCGGCTTCTACGGGGACGGCGGGGACGTTGTTTTGAACGAGACCAGCCCAGCCGGCAGAGGTTTCCTTGCCGGGATAAGCCGGGAGTGGGAAGCCGCCGCCGGGGCAGCTCAGGAGGTGGGGATTCGAGTCGTAAATCTTCGCATCAGTCCCGTGCTCAGCCGATATGGAGGACTGCTGCCCCGGTTGCTGCCCTTGTCGAAAGCCGGACTGGGGGTTGTTCTGGGATCTGGGAAGCAATACATGAGCTGGATCGCCATTGACGACCTTGTCGCCGCCATGGATTTCATTCTGGGCACGGAATCCTTCTCCGGGCCGCTGAATCTGTGCGCACCGAATCCCGTTACAAACCGTGAGTTCACTAAAGCGCTCAATACAATCTTGAAACGCCCGACATTGTTTCGAGTCCCGTCGTTTCTCCTGCGCGCCGTCCTCGGCGAAATGGCCGACGAGGAGTTCCTCGTCAGTACAAGGGCCGTTCCCGATAAGCTGACATCCTCAGGGTTTGAGTTCAAGCATCCGGAAATTGAAGAGGCGCTGAGACATGTGTTGAGGCGGTAG